One Paraglaciecola mesophila genomic region harbors:
- a CDS encoding alpha/beta fold hydrolase — translation MRLLGLFVALVSISVSAVSSDLGAAESSVVKGADIASLKYDATLSEITYPFDVEHFTVESQGQSLDMAYMYLPSTGTKPVVVLLHGKNFNGAYWQQTARYLHQQGYGVLIPDQIGFGKSAKPTEYQYSFAALASHTKALMSSLDIKESIILGHSMGGMLASRFALLYPESTSKLLLVNPIGLENYLLYSQYKDVDFFYQQELKKTAKSIQAYQQKNYYAGQWSQRYAELTYFMIGQVQGPDKDTIAQVNALTYDMIFTQPVIDEFSHIKVPTRLILGTRDRTAPGRNWQKAGNTYELGRFDKLGERVVHTLQDGKLYQLSGLGHLPQVEDFERFKAVLTQALQ, via the coding sequence ATGAGATTGTTAGGGCTTTTCGTTGCACTAGTGAGTATATCAGTGTCAGCTGTATCCAGTGACCTTGGGGCAGCAGAATCTAGCGTTGTGAAAGGGGCGGATATTGCCTCTTTGAAATACGATGCCACGTTAAGCGAGATTACCTATCCTTTTGACGTTGAACATTTCACCGTCGAATCTCAAGGGCAGTCGCTCGATATGGCCTATATGTATTTACCAAGCACGGGCACTAAACCCGTAGTGGTATTGCTTCATGGCAAGAACTTTAATGGTGCCTATTGGCAACAAACTGCAAGATATTTGCATCAGCAAGGCTATGGTGTGTTGATCCCTGACCAGATAGGTTTTGGTAAATCAGCTAAGCCCACTGAGTATCAATACTCGTTTGCGGCACTGGCCAGCCATACTAAAGCATTGATGTCCTCGCTGGATATTAAAGAAAGCATCATATTAGGGCACTCTATGGGCGGCATGTTAGCCAGTCGCTTCGCACTACTTTACCCAGAAAGTACTTCAAAACTGTTGTTGGTTAATCCTATTGGGTTAGAGAACTATTTACTCTACAGCCAATATAAGGATGTGGACTTCTTTTATCAGCAAGAATTAAAGAAAACCGCCAAATCAATTCAGGCGTATCAACAGAAAAATTACTATGCCGGTCAATGGAGTCAAAGGTATGCAGAACTAACCTACTTTATGATTGGTCAAGTACAAGGACCTGACAAAGACACTATTGCCCAAGTAAACGCGCTAACCTATGACATGATCTTTACCCAGCCAGTCATTGACGAGTTTAGTCATATAAAAGTGCCCACACGGTTAATTTTGGGCACTCGAGACCGGACCGCCCCAGGGCGAAATTGGCAAAAAGCTGGAAATACGTATGAACTAGGCCGTTTTGATAAGCTTGGAGAACGCGTGGTGCACACGTTACAAGACGGCAAACTATACCAA
- a CDS encoding cation:proton antiporter family protein gives MEIMWLLFAFVGGLSMKQLGLPPLIGFLGAGFSLNYFGFENSDNLQALADLGITLMLFTIGLKLNVRDLLKPEVWVASAQHMLIWVLLVTGVIYGLTYLGLSYFAGMTLQQAALLAFALSFSSTVCVVKILEESGEMKTRHGKIAIGVLVMQDIFAVLFLVIAAGKTPTLWAFALFALWFARPILYRIINSAGHGELLPLTGFLFALGGYYVFDLVGVKGDLGALILGMLIAPHAKAAELNKSLLSFKDLFLVGFFLSIGLIALPDMEMVMIALLLCVLVPLKFLLFFATFVQFKLRARTAYLSGLVLSNFSEFGLIVAALAVSSGWLSAQWLVIVALAVSFSFVFTSLRYKTAHSQYLKLKESLRQYESNVRLKEDIYQQPDGASVLLIGMGRVGRGAFGALLPSLGDELCGVDADPQRVRKLQEDGLKVIVGDGEDADMWENVDTTDIQLILLALPSVDDIAHITQQLRVAQYQGKIAAIARYDDEVEKLMSTGTDYVFNMFTEAGAGLAEESLRMLSAEGKYQVNA, from the coding sequence ATGGAAATAATGTGGCTTTTATTCGCCTTTGTGGGCGGCTTAAGTATGAAGCAGTTGGGGCTACCGCCGCTGATTGGCTTTCTTGGGGCAGGCTTTTCGCTAAACTATTTCGGTTTTGAAAATTCTGACAACCTGCAAGCACTTGCCGATCTTGGTATCACCTTAATGTTGTTTACCATAGGTTTAAAGCTCAATGTACGGGATTTACTTAAACCTGAAGTGTGGGTCGCTAGCGCCCAGCACATGCTGATTTGGGTATTACTGGTTACAGGCGTCATTTATGGTTTAACGTATCTCGGTTTATCGTATTTTGCAGGAATGACATTACAGCAGGCAGCGCTGCTGGCGTTTGCGTTGAGTTTTTCCAGTACGGTTTGCGTGGTGAAAATTCTCGAAGAAAGCGGAGAAATGAAAACCCGCCATGGCAAAATAGCCATAGGTGTGTTGGTTATGCAGGATATCTTCGCGGTATTGTTTTTAGTCATCGCTGCAGGAAAAACCCCAACCCTGTGGGCGTTTGCTTTATTTGCCTTGTGGTTCGCTCGCCCCATACTCTATCGAATTATCAACAGCGCCGGCCATGGTGAATTGTTACCGCTAACTGGTTTTTTGTTCGCATTAGGGGGCTATTACGTCTTTGATCTTGTTGGTGTTAAAGGGGATTTAGGCGCGCTCATTTTAGGTATGCTAATCGCTCCTCATGCAAAAGCCGCAGAATTGAATAAATCACTCTTGAGTTTTAAAGACTTATTCTTGGTGGGCTTTTTCTTATCTATCGGATTAATCGCCTTGCCGGACATGGAAATGGTAATGATAGCGCTACTGCTTTGTGTGTTAGTACCACTAAAGTTTTTGCTATTTTTTGCCACGTTTGTGCAATTCAAATTACGCGCTCGTACGGCCTATTTGTCAGGGTTGGTACTAAGTAACTTCAGTGAATTTGGGTTAATCGTCGCTGCCTTGGCGGTAAGCTCAGGCTGGCTTAGTGCCCAATGGTTGGTCATTGTCGCGCTGGCGGTATCGTTTTCTTTTGTGTTCACCAGTCTGCGCTATAAAACAGCACATAGTCAGTATTTAAAACTGAAAGAGTCCTTACGCCAATATGAAAGTAATGTGCGATTGAAAGAAGACATATATCAGCAACCCGACGGCGCAAGCGTTCTGCTAATCGGTATGGGGCGGGTTGGGAGAGGTGCCTTTGGAGCGTTGCTCCCCTCTCTAGGTGATGAACTGTGCGGCGTAGATGCTGACCCGCAACGGGTGCGTAAACTGCAAGAAGATGGATTAAAAGTGATTGTCGGCGATGGGGAAGATGCCGACATGTGGGAGAATGTTGATACCACAGATATTCAACTTATTTTGCTGGCATTACCGTCTGTTGATGATATTGCCCATATCACGCAACAACTACGTGTTGCTCAGTACCAAGGGAAAATAGCTGCTATCGCTCGTTATGACGATGAAGTAGAAAAGCTGATGTCAACGGGGACAGATTATGTGTTTAACATGTTCACCGAAGCAGGAGCTGGCTTGGCAGAAGAAAGCCTGCGGATGTTAAGTGCAGAGGGGAAATATCAAGTGAACGCTTAA
- a CDS encoding DUF3545 family protein, which produces MDTSELLTVIDTESRPTKTKTTKRKWREIEAIHDRYKLRQELRELGMTQADELEMF; this is translated from the coding sequence ATGGATACATCTGAATTATTAACTGTAATTGATACCGAATCCCGCCCAACTAAAACGAAAACAACAAAAAGAAAGTGGAGAGAGATTGAAGCCATTCACGATCGCTACAAATTGCGACAAGAATTGCGAGAGCTTGGAATGACCCAAGCCGATGAATTAGAGATGTTTTAA